One segment of Erigeron canadensis isolate Cc75 chromosome 2, C_canadensis_v1, whole genome shotgun sequence DNA contains the following:
- the LOC122590125 gene encoding E3 ubiquitin-protein ligase RNFT1-like, with amino-acid sequence MESGTTNSASSPAVSPSTTSFPVLRFLQAPVTTIFEYSGVFRPSNNNNNSSHETDTLISRNHSYNHSLNDLITTSVVSNSNSNDSDSSNNEGEVSIRIMGEGEGESGESGNVDGNVENNEDVGGNNDSNGGDSSTNQQRYDLQQVSRWIEQILPFSLLLIIVFIRQHLQGFFVTIYVTAFMYKSNDILRKQTALKGERKLSVLVGYSIIFILHVVGVYWWYQNDDLSYPLFMVPPKTIPPFWHAIFIIIVNDTMVRQAAMTLKLLLLMYYKNGRGHNFRRQGQMLTLVEYALLLYRAFLPAPVWYRFFLNKEYGSLFSSLITGLYLTFKLTSVVEKVGSFYSALKALSRKEMHYGSYATPEQVSEAGDMCAICQEKMQAPILLCCNHIFCEDCVSEWFERERTCPLCRALVRPADIRSFGDGSTSLFFRLF; translated from the exons atggaAAGTGGCACAACAAATTCAGCATCATCACCAGCAGTAAGTCCTTCAACGACGTCGTTTCCGGTATTACGTTTTTTACAAGCTCCTGTTACTACTATATTCGAATATTCCGGCGTTTTTAGAccttctaataataataataacagtaGTCACGAAACCGATACCCTAATTTCGCGTAATCATAGTTATAATCATAGCTTAAATGATTTAATTACTACATCTGTTgttagtaatagtaatagtaatgaTAGTGATAGTAGTAATAATGAAGGCGAGGTTTCGATTCGGATAATGGGAGAAGGAGAGGGGGAAAGTGGAGAATCCGGTAATGTAGACGGAAACGTTGAGAATAACGAGGATGTGGGGGGTAATAATGATAGTAATGGAGGGGATTCTTCGACGAATCAACAGAGGTATGATTTGCAGCAAGTTTCTAGGTGGATTGAGCAAATTCTTCCGTTTTCGTTGTTGTTGATTATCGTGTTCATTCGTCAACACTTGCAAG GTTTCTTTGTTACAATTTATGTAACTGCTTTCATGTACAAGTCAAATGATATTCTTCGAAAACAGACAGCTTTAAAG GGGGAGAGAAAATTATCTGTTCTTGTTGGAtatagtataatttttattcttCATGTGGTTGGAGTGTACTGGTGGTATCAGAATGATGATCTTAGCTACCCATTGTTCATGGTTCCACCAAAAACAATACCACCATTCTGGCATGCTATATTCATAATAATCGTAAATG ATACAATGGTCCGGCAGGCGGCAATGACTTTAAAGTTGTTACTTCTTATGTACTATAAAAATGGCAGGGGCCATAATTTCCGTAGACAG GGTCAAATGCTGACTTTGGTCGAATACGCTCTGTTGTTATACCGTGCATTCTTGCCTGCTCCTGTTTGGTACCGATTCTTTTTGAACAAAGAGTACGGAAGCCTGTTTTCTTCTTTGATAACAGGGCTATATCTAACTTTTAAGCTTACATCAGTAGTGGAGAAG GTTGGATCCTTCTATTCTGCATTGAAGGCTTTATCACGAAAAGAAATGCATTACGGATCATATGCAACACCAGAACAG GTAAGTGAAGCAGGTGACATGTGTGCTATATGCCAGGAAAAGATGCAGGCTCCAATATTGCTTTGCTGTAATCACATTTTTTGTGAAGACTGTGTTTCAGAATG GTTTGAAAGGGAGAGAACGTGCCCCTTATGTAGAGCTCTGGTTAGACCAGCTGATATACGATCGTTCGGTGATGGTTCAACGAGTCTTTTCTTCCGGTTGTTCTAA
- the LOC122589979 gene encoding 2-hydroxy-6-oxononadienedioate/2-hydroxy-6-oxononatrienedioate hydrolase, translated as MITFTYNNYNNNQFVIPGPPVAGKFPAVKLKPSVLQFLLDRHSRFSIKTAASSSFVGPGSVGSSEPLSTVKKKKGKRIAGIDQDELVDPKLLADPDSCFCEFQGLQLHHKICDSESETHDLSHDETATDSSKRLEKLKFPMILLHGFGASLFSWNPVMKRLAKVAGSRVLSFDRPAFGLTSRVDNPSQYAPTGDIKDTKPLNPYSMAFSVLATLYFIDFLGADKAILVGHSAGCLVAAQTYFQAPERVAAMILVAPAIIAPSTSHKKVKANDKQDSSNSDNPKNPFFNLLSIVSKFSRFIAQTVIRLFKGMASMVDSLYKKALSAFLRSPIAVMLVRMVIDKFGVAGIKNAWYDASQVTDSVLESYTRPLRTKGWDRALVEFTAEMLAGSVPELNPPLPEKLKEISCPVLIVTGDSDRLVPSWNSVKLSQAIPGSHLEVIKKCGHIPHEEKPEEFVRIVDNFLTSVFGRTESQPLPAAV; from the exons ATGATTACTTttacatataataattataataataatcagttTGTTATCCCTGGCCCTCCGGTGGCTGGTAAATTCCCGGCAGTTAAACTGAAACCATCAGTGTTGCAGTTTTTATTGGATAGACACAGCCGTTTTTCTATTAAAACGGCCGCGTCTTCTTCGTTCGTTGGCCCAGGCAGTGTGGGAAGTTCTg AACCATTATCCACAGTCAAGAAGAAGAAAGGGAAGAGAATAGCTGGGATAGACCAGGATGAATTAGTGGATCCCAAACTGTTAGCCGACCCAGACAGTTGCTTTTGTGAGTTTCAAGGGTTGCAACTCCACCACAAGATATGTGATTCAGAATCTGAAACTCACGACTTGTCGCATGATGAAACCGCTACAGATTCATCTAAACGACTGGAAAAGCTCAAATTCCCAATGATCTTATTACATGGCTTTGGAGCCTCTTTATTTTCTTGGAATCCAGTTATGAAGCGTTTGGCAAAGGTTGCTGGCTCAAGAGTTTTGTCATTTGATAGACCAGCCTTCGGGCTGACATCAAGGGTAGACAACCCTTCACAATATGCCCCAACAGGCGATATCAAGGATACAAAGCCACTTAATCCTTATTCTATGGCATTTTCTGTACTGGCAACCTTGTACTTCATTGACTTCTTGGGTGCTGATAAAGCAATACTGGTCGG GCATTCCGCTGGTTGTCTTGTAGCAGCTCAAACTTATTTCCAAGCACCTGAACGTGTTGCTGCTATGATTCTTGTTGCCCCTGCAATTATAGCTCCATCGACATCCCACAAGAAAGTCAAAGCAAATGACAAACAAGACAGTTCAAATTCAGATAATCCAAAAAATCCTTTCTTTAATCTGTTGAGTATTGTATCGAAGTTTTCCAGATTCATAGCTCAAACGGTAATACGTTTGTTTAAAGGAATGGCTAGTATGGTTGATTCTCTGTACAAGAAAGCTTTATCTGCTTTCCTTCGCTCCCCTATTGCAGTAATGCTG GTAAGGATGGTTATAGATAAATTTGGAGTAGCTGGCATAAAAAATGCCTGGTATGATGCAAGCCAAGTTACCGACAGCGTTCTTGAATCTTATACCAGA CCATTACGAACGAAGGGTTGGGATAGAGCTTTGGTTGAATTTACAGCAGAGATGCTTGCTGGTTCAGTTCCTGAATTAAATCCGCCATTGCCagaaaaattgaaagaaatcTCATGTCCAG TTCTGATCGTCACGGGTGATAGTGACCGCCTTGTACCATCTTGGAACTCAGTGAAGCTTTCTCAAGCCATCCCTGGATCTCACCTTGAAGTAATAAAGAAATGTGGTCACATACCTCATGAAGAGAAGCCAGAGGAGTTTGTGAGGATTGTTGATAACTTTTTGACAAGTGTCTTCGGTAGAACAGAATCACAACCGCTGCCAGCAGCAGTATAA